The Kineothrix sp. IPX-CK genomic interval GAATACGTAATAAATATAGGAGCAAGCATTCAGACTACGGCAAACACCATAGCCTTAACGAAGAAGTATCCTTTTATATATGGTGCGGCAGGAGTACATCCTTCCGATACGGCGGAGCTTAACGAGGAAAAATTCGCATGGCTGAAGGAGCAATGCTTCCTTCCCAAAATTGTAGCTGTAGGGGAAATCGGGCTGGACTATTATTGGGACGAGCCGGATAGAGAGACCCAGAAAAAGTGGTTTGACAGGCAGCTTCAAATGGCACGGGAGGTAGAACTTCCGATAATCATTCATTCCAGAGATGCTGCAAAGGATACGGTGGATATGATGAAGGCCGGGGGTGCGGAGGAGGTAGGCGGAGTTATTCACTGCTTTTCCTATACGAAGGAGACGGCGAGGGAATTTCTCGCGATGGGCTTTTCCTTCGGCATTGGGGGAGTCATCACCTTTAACAATGCGAAGAAACTGAGGGAAGCGGTGGAATATATCCCTATGGAGAACATTCTCCTGGAAACGGACAGCCCCTATCTGGCGCCTATGCCCTACAGAGGAAAACGGAATTCCTCTCTGAACCTTCCGCTTATTGCTGAGAAAATAGCGGAGGTTAAGGGGATTTCTTATGAGGAGGTAGTGGAAACAACCGCACGTAATGCGAAAAGGCTGTTTTTTAAAGAAAAGGGGGAAGGCTAATGACGATTAAAGATGTAGCTGAGAGAGCAGGAGTTTCAACATCAACGGTATCCATTGTGTTGAATAACAAAGGTCAGGAAAGAAAGATATCTGAAAAGACTCAGAAAAAAATATGGGATGTTATAAGGGAGATGGGTTACCATCCCAATGTAGTGGCCGGGACACTCCGCAGCAATTTGGAGGAACGGTTTACGTATTATATTACGATTTTCTGGACGTCTGATGAGCGGGATCGAATCATGATCCGTTTTCTCAGAGGGCTGCAGGAACAGATCATGGAAAATAATCTGAATTGCGAATTGATTATAAAGCCATACATTAACGGACAGTTGCAGGAAGCTATGACGGAGCGGGTACTTAAGATGTGTCATGGAATAATACTATGTAATGCGTCGGAGCAGGATATGGAATTTATAGACAGCGTCGATTTGGGTAAGCCAATGGTAATCTATAACCGTTACTCCGATAATTATTGCAGCGTCAATATTGATGATCAGAACCTGGGCGAATATGCGGCCAGAGCATTTATTGAAAATAAATGTAAAAAGATTTTAATGCTTTCATCACCTGCAAGATTTAAAGGCATGGAGATAAGGAAAGAAGCTTTTGAGAACTATCTGTTTTCCTATCAGGTGTCGAAACCCTATCTCGTGACCGGAAAAGATACGATAAGCAGCGGCTATGGACTGATTAACAAAGTAATGCAGGATCAAATTGAATTTGACAGCGTTTTTTGCAGTTCGGACGCTATTGCCATAGGTGCTGTAAGGGCCTTGCATGAAAAGGGAGTTAAGATTCCAAAAGATGTAAAAGTAATTGCAGTGGGAAATGGAGACGACGAACAGGAAATATATGCGATTCCTTCTTTGTCAGTCGCTAAAGTTCCAATCGAGGAGATGGGTAAGAAATGCATTATTCTTTTATACGATATTTTGAAATTCAGACAGAAGGAGATTATGAGAATAAAAGTTCCCGTTGAATATATTGCTAGAGAAAGTTGCCCTTCTGTTTTGTAAATTGAAAATACAGAAATATAAATTTGGTAAAAATAAATAAAAAATCAAATAAAAAGTACAAACTGTGCAGTCTTGTTTGTACAATAAGACGAAAATACAATTGTTTATTAAAAAGCAGTTGTATTTTTTTTGTTTATTTGCTATTTTATTAGGGTAAACTTATTAAGTAGAACGTTATACTAGAACGTGTTACTTATACAAAGTGCATAATATAATAAAAGGAGAGGTTATATGAAAAAGAGATTTTTAAGTTCGATTCTTTGTATGGCGCTTGTATCTTCTTTGCTTGTGGGCTGTGGAAGCAATTCTGCCACAAGTAATGAAACCGCTCAAACAGAGGAAGCAACACAAACAGATGGACAACAGACGGATGCCTCAGGAGAAACTGATGAAAACGCTGCGGCGGATTCTGAAGCAGTACAGGATCTGGGAGATCCCAAATACGGCGGTACATTAAGGCTGGCGACCCATATTTCTTGTGCAACGCCGGGTTATACGCCTGAAATTACCAATAATGCAGGCTTGCTTTATTTGACAACTGCCTATGAATCTTTAATTTATTATGATGAGGCAGGAAATATTATTCCCAAGCTGGCGGAAGAATGGCTGCCGGATGCCAACGAGCCCAGTATCACATGGACGTTAAAGGAAAATGTAACCTTTGCCGACGGCGAACCCTTTAATGCCGAAGCGGTAAAAAGAAACATTGAAGAATACCAGAGCTGCCAGCGTAACGAGGTGGCAAATATCAAGAGCTGTGAAGTGATCGATGATACGCATATTAAAATGGTGTTGAATTCATGGAGCTCCTCCACTTTAGAGTCTGTGGGATTTTTCGTATATTATATGTCTCCGAAAGCCTTGGAAGATGTGGATACTTTAAGGAATTCATCATGCGGAACAGGTCCGTTCCAAGTAACGAAGTTTGAACCTAATGTAAAAACGGAATATACCAAGAATGAAAATTACAGACAGGAAGGGAAGCCGTATTTGGATGGAGTTGTCATCGATGTAGTTGCTGAGCCTACAACGCGTTCTTCCGCATTTGCAGCCGGAGAATATGATATCGTACATATGAATAATTTGACGGTTGCTAATGACCTGATCAATACGGGCAAATATGTAGTTAATAAGAATACATCGGGACAAGGTCTCATTATGACCGGCTTAATTCCTAACAGTGCACGGGAAAATACGCCTTTTGCAGATGAAAAGGTTAGACAGGCCATGTGTTATGCCATTGACACGGAAACTCTTTGTACCGCTTTGGGATATGGTTTGATAGAAACCACCGATCAATGGGCCTCCAGAGATGCAATTACATATAATAAGGATTTAACGAGTTTCGGCTATGATCCGGAAAAGGCAAAAGCACTTTTGGCGGAAGCAGGATATCCGGATGGTTTTGATACAATTTTAACAACGGATGCGGGAAGCAAAGATATGTTTACGGCAGCTGCCAATATGCTTTCTGAGGTTGGAATCCGCTGTGAAATCAACTTGGTGGATGAAAGTACAGGGAGCAGTTTGTATCAGACAGGCGCATGGGAAGGAATCATGGGACATTTTGCATCAATAGGACCTGATCTCGGATTATATATGGGACGCCATCTCGATGTAGACGGTGCATTCTATGCAAAAGGAATCCAGCATCCCCAGGAAGCTTTAGATTTACTGGAAGCAATCCGCACCGCTCCTTCTGAGGAAGAGAAAGTGAAGCTTGAATGGGATATGCAGAAGTTAATGTATGACGGAGAAACAGGATTGGCTTTGTTCGGTAAGCCTTTGTTTGTACAAAATGAACCCAATATTAAATACGATTATGTAATTGACGATGCAACGGGTGTTTGCAACTCCAATACCTGGAATATTGAAAACTGCTGGTTAAATAAATAAAAGTATCGAAATGGTTATGAAGAGGACGCCTCATAAAGCGTCCTCTCATATAAACTGGAGGGTTTCACGTGCAAAATAAATTAATAAAAATGATTATAAAAAGAATTTTTCAATCAGTGATAGTGATTTTTATCGTAACACTGCTTGTCTTTTTGCTTATGCAGTTGGTGCCCGGAGACCCGATTGTCAACTTTCTGGGAGCAAATGCTACTGAAGATCAAATTGAATATTATACAAAGCAGTTCGGTTACGATAAACCGGTGCTCATACAGTATTTTATGTGGATACAGGGTCTTTTTCATGGGCAGATGGGACGTTCCGTCGCTTTGCAAAAAGAAATCTCCGATATTATTTTTTCGCGATTGAGCGTCACTTTATCGGTTGTGTTTCCGGCTTTTTTTATGGCAGTCATATTGGGAATCATATTGGGAATTATCGCGGCGAAGAAAAGAGGCACAAGAATTGATTCGGCCATTTCCTTTTTTGCGAATATCGGAATGTCCATGCCTATGTTCTGGTTCGGCATGCTCCTTATATTGCTTTTCGGTTTAAAATTAGGCATCCTGCCGACGTCGGGATATTCGGCATTCGAAGAAGGCGCCGGAGATTGGGCCATTCACCTGATTATGCCTATGACTGTTTTGGCCATGGGACCGTTAGCTCAATTTACCAGACAAACAAGGTCCTCTATGTTAGAAGTAATTCGCCAGGATTATGTTACCACGGCCAGAGCCAAGGGCCTGGGTCAAAGAGCGATTACGTTCAAACACCAATTAAGAAATGCGCTTATCCCCATTATAACTATTATGGGCGTACAGCTTGGCGGAATGATCGGCGGTACTGTTCTGGTAGAAAGCATTTTTGTTGTTCCGGGTCTGGGGAATTTAATGATTACATCCATTCAGGGAAAAGACTTTATGGTAGTTGAAAACGGAGTATTGATTATTTCGATTGCGGTAGCTATCTGTAATCTGCTGGTTGATATTCTGTATGGAGTAATTGACCCCAGAATCAGGAATACATAAATCGATATGGAGATAGGAGAGAAATGGAATGAATAAGAAGTTAATAAGTAAAATTAATAATTCCAGAATTATCCGCGTTCTGTTTGCCAGAAAATCAGTGGTTGCGTGCTTGATAATTTTAGCATTATTAATGCTGATGGCTGTATTTGCCCCTATTGTTGCACCTTACGACCCCAATAAGCAGGATTTGCTGAATATGCTTAAGGGAATGTCGCCTGAGCATATATTCGGAACAGACTCCATGGGACGCGATGTCTTTTCGCGCATTATTTATGGAGGAAGAGTTTCTTTTACAGTTGGTCTGGTCTCTGTTGTCATAGCGGGAGGTTTCGGTATGCTGCTCGGCCTCATTGCAGGAATGGCCGGAGGTATTATCGATGCGGTTATTATGAGAATCATGGATGCCATGATGTCTGTTCCAATGATTATACTTGCTCTTTTTCTGGGAAGTATTTTTGGAAAAGGTCTGGGGAATATTTGCCTGGCGATAGGTATCTGTATGATACCCAGTTATGCGCGGGTTACGAGAGGGCAAGTTCTTACGGTAAGGGAAATGGACTATGTTACTGCCGGTACTTTATGCGGTGCTTCCAAGTTCAGAAATGCTTTTGTACACTTTTTACCTAACTGCGTATCCTCCAATATTGTTTTGATGACCATGAATCTAGGAAACGCAATATTGAACGAAGCGGCATTAAGCTTCCTGGGAATGGGAATCAATCCTCCTACATCGAGTTGGGGAAGCATGGTAAACGATGGCTATAAGTTTATGAACTCCGCACCTGTTATTGCAATCGCGCCCGGAATTTTCATTATGATAGTTGTTCTTTGCTTTAACATGGTAGGCGATGCGCTCCGAGATGCGTTAGACCCTAAACTGAGGGGTACATTGGGCAGAAAAAAAGTGGTTAGAAAAAGCAACAGAAAGGAATTGAGCTATGGCAGACAAGCTTCTTGAAGTTAAGAACCTCAGCATTGAATACAATACGGAAATCGCAACGGTTTATGCTGTAAATGGGATGGATTTATCGCTGGAATATGGTGAGACGCTGGGGCTGGTCGGCGAAACCGGTGCGGGTAAAACAACAACCGCATTGAGTATTATGCGCCTTTTGCCGGAAGGAATCGGAGAAGTGACGTCCGGCGAAATATATCTGGATGGGCATGATATGCTCAACCTTCCGGAGGAGGAAGTTCGTAATTTAAGGGGGAATGCGGTGTCTATGATATTTCAGGATCCTATGTCCAGTCTTAACCCCGTAATTACAGTCGGTGACCAGATTAAGGAAGTACTTAAGATTCATAATAAAAATATGACAAATAAGGATCTGGATAAATCTGTAGATGAAATGATGGAAATGGTGGGTATTCCGGCAAATAGAAAAAATGAATATCCTCATGAGTTTTCCGGAGGAATGAAGCAAAGAATTGTCATTGCTATTGCTTTGGTGTGCGAACCGAAACTGATTCTGGCCGATGAACCTACTACTGCTTTGGATGTAACCATACAGGCACAGATGCTCGGACTGATCAGCGATTTGCAGAAGCGTCTGAAAACGGCAATGATCCTGATTACACATGATTTAGGCGTAGTTGCCCAGACATGTGAAAAAGTGGCGGTTATGTATGCGGGAGAAATTATCGAGTACGGCTGTGCAGAGCATATATTTGAGGGCAAATTTTTACATCCTTATACAAGAGGACTGTTTCTTGCAATTCCCAAATTGGATGAAGAAACGAGGAGGCTTGAGACAATTGAAGGAATGGTGCCGGATCCGACCGTCAAATTGGATGGCTGTCGTTTTGCAGGCAGATGTAAGCATTCCACCGAAGAATGCAAAGAAAATCCCCGGATGGTAGAAGTGGAAAAGTCGCATTTTATAAAGTGCTTTTTATATGAGGATAAAGATATAAAAGGTACCGGAGGAAATGAATCATGAGTGAAAAAGTATTGATCGAAGTAAATAATCTAAAAAAATATTTTAAAACATCGAAAGGTATGCTGCATGCGGTGGACGGGATTAACTTTCGTGTAAAAAAAGGAACTACTCTCGGCGTAGTAGGCGAATCGGGCTGCGGTAAATCGACACTGGGAAGAACACTTCTTCACTTACATGAGGCTACGGATGGGCAAATCATTTATGATGGTCAGGATATAACGAAATATAATCCTGATAAATTAAAAGAAATACGGAAAAAAATGCAAATGATCTTTCAGGATCCGTCTGCCTCTCTGGATCCCAGAATGTCGGTGAGGGATTTAATCGGGGAACCGTTAAAAGTATATAAAGTATGCAGGACGAAAGAAGAATATAATGAAAAAGTTTTAGAGATTATGGATACGGTAGGTTTATCCAAACGATATGCGGATAGCTATTCCCATGAGCTGGATGGCGGAAGACGCCAGAGGATCGGCATAGGACGGGCACTAGCAATGGATCCCGAATTTATTGTATGTGATGAACCGGTGTCTGCTCTTGATGTATCTATTCAGGCTCAGGTATTAAATCTTCTGATGGATCTTCAGGAAGAAAAGGAACTGACCTATATATTTATAACACATGATCTCAGTGTAGTAAAACATATCAGCCATGAAATAGCGGTCATGTACCTCGGGCAATGCGTAGAATATGCTGTAACAAAGGACTTATTCGGTACCCCCCTGCATCCTTATACGAAAGGACTTTTGGATGCGGTTCCCGTTCCGAAGCTGACTGCCAAAAAGCTTCAGACGGAAGTAATGCGGGGAGAACTCACAAGTCCTATCGAGCCAAAGGCGGGTTGCCGTTTTGCTGCGCGCTGCCCAAAGGCGAGAGAGTGTTGTACCGGAAAAGACATTCCGCTTCGAGAGATAGAGCCGGGACATTTTGTAGCATGTACCCTTTATGAATAGATGGGAGGAAAATAATGAGTAAAAAAGTGAAAATAGGCGGAGGACAAGGTTTTTGGGGCGATAGCAACGACGCTGCAATACATATGGTTCGTCATTCGGATATCGATTATTTGGGATGCGATTATCTGGCGGAGCTTACCCTTTCCATTATGCAGCGCCAGAAGTTGAAAAATCCGGCTATGGGTTATGCCAGAGATTTTGTTGGACTGGTGAAAGAAATCGGTAAAGAGGCCTATGAAAAAAATATAAAAATCCTCACGGATGCAGGCGGAATGAATATTGACGGCTGTGTAAAAGAAGTGAGTGAGACATTAAAAGAGCAGGGTGTGGAAAAATTCAAGATTGGCTATGTAACCGGCGATGACATGCTTGCGCGTATACCGGAAATGATGAAGCAGGGAATCGGGTTTCAAAATATGGACGACGTGGGTGATTTTAATGAAATTAAAGATAAAATCGTGAACGCTAATGTCTACTATGGGCATGAACCTATATTAGAGTGTCTGAATCAAGAAGCAGACATGGTAATTACAGGAAGGGCAACGGACTCAGCTCTCTTTTTATCACCTATGATGTATGAATTCGGCTGGGCACCGGATGATTACGATAATCTCGCTAGAGGAATTATGACCGGTCATCTTTTGGAATGCGGAGGTCAGGGAGCGGGCGGCAACTATATGTACGATTGGAAAAGTGTTCCCCGAATGGACGAATTAGGATTTCCGATTGTAGAGCTATCCGATAATGAAATGTACATAACCAAGGCACCGGATTGCGGAGGAATTATATGTGAGCAATCCTGCAAGGAACAATTTCTGTATGAGGTTTTGGACCCTGCAAACTATCTTACTCCGGACGTAAATGTAGATATCAGCCATGCGACTCTGACGAATGCCGGAGATAACAGAGTAAAGGTAGAAGGAATTAAAGGCAAAAAACGACCGGATACGGTTAAATTGTGTATCGGTTATCATGCAGGCTATAAGGTGGCTACTTATTTGAGCTTTGCCTGGCCCGATGCCTATGAGAAAGCCCAATATACCGCAGACATTCTTATGAAGAAAATGAAAAGAAAGGGTCTTGTGGCTGAAGAAATCCGTATTGATTATTTGGGAGTAAACGCATTGCACTTAGGCGTGGCGAATATGAATCCGGAAATGCTTAAAAATATGAATGAGGTTGTGCTTAGAATTGCTATACGTACGAAAGAAAAAGCAGAAGCCGCAAAAATAATTCCCGAGATTTCTCCGCTGCAACTGAACGGACCTCCGGGAGCAAGTTTTTTCGGCGGACGGGCTAAAGTGCAGGAAGTAATAGGTTTATGGCCAACATTGATTCCAAGAGACACTTTACAATTGCATTCACACATTCTGGAGGTGAAATAATGGCACTGTTATATTTAAACGACATTGCTCACGGGCGCTCTGGTGACAAAGGAGATACCAGTAATGTCTGTGTTTTTGCAAGAGATCCTAAATTCTATGAAACAATCAAAAATGAGGTAACGGTAGAGAAGGTAAGAGAGCATTTTGGGGATATGGTAAAAGGAGATATTACAAGATACGAAGTCGCTTCGTTAAATGGATTTAATTTCGTCATGAAGCATGCGCTGGGCGGTGGTGCAACACATTCTCTTCGCTTGGACAGCTTAGGAAAGTCCATGGGTTCCGCATTTATGAGAATGAAAATAGAAGTGGATGATAAATTATTAAAGTAACAGAAACTGGAGGAATGTAAATTGAATACTCATAAAGCCTTAGAAGATATCAGAGTACTGGATCTTACAAGAGTAGTAGCAGGACCGTATAGTACGATGATTTTGGCAGACTTGGGAGCAGAAGTGATTAAGCTGGAAATACCTGATAAAGGAGACGATACTAGAAATTATGCTCCGTACAAAAATGGCTCCAGTATGTATTTTGCAAACATTAATAGAAATAAAAAAAGCATTACCCTCAACCTTAAAACGGAAGAAGGAAGAGAGATTTTTAGAAAGCTTGTAAAAAAAGTAGATGTTATAGTAGAGAATTTCCGTCCCGGGGTAATGGATAAATTGGGCCTGGGATATGAAGACCTGAAGAAGATCAATAATCAGATTATTTATGCTGCCGTATCCGGATTCGGAAGTTATGGCCCATATTCACAGCGTCCCGGATATGATATATTGGCGCAGGCTATGGGTGGATTGATGAGCCTGACGGGCTATCCCGAACTCCCGCCCATGCGGGCCGGCAATGCGATGGGGGATGTTCTGGGAGGACTGAATCTGACCATAGGCATTCTCGGTGCACTGCATGCGAGAAATATTACCGGTGCAGGGCAAATGGTAGATGTGGCACTGGTGGATTCGGTAGTGTCCAGTTTGGATTCCGCTACACAGCGCTATTTTGAAAATGGAGAGATTCCGCAAAGAATAGGAAATCGTTATGCTCCTTGTGCACCCTACGATGTATTTCATGCGAGGGACACGGAAATGATTATAGCTTGCGGCAATCAGGGGCTGTACGAGAAGCTTTGTGCGCTGATGGAAAGGATAGATTTAATAACGGATGAACGTTTTGCCGTAATGGAAGACAGGGTAAAAAATAATGCCGAACTAAAGATAATTATCGAAGACTGGCTGAGTCATTACACGGCAAAAGAGGCTACCGATTTAATTCTAAAGGCAGGAATACCGGCAGGGCCTGTCTACAATTTGAAAGAGGTAAGTGAGGATGAACATATTGCGGACTACAGAGAAATGTTCGTGGAAATGGTCCACCCGGAAATAGGCCCGATGAAGGTAAACGGTTGCGTGATAAAGCTATCGGATACAAAGCCGGAAGTAAAAGTGCCGGCGCCTCTTTTGGGAGAGCATAATTTATATGTATATGAAGACATTTTAGGAATGTCCGATGATGACCTGGCTAAATTAAAACAACAAAAAGTTATTTAGAAACCGGAGGGCTTATGGAACAGAGCGAGATAAAAAAAGCAGACTACATATGCTCGTTGTATACTCAGCTGGATGCTCCATGTACACATAAAATAGGTGACGTGAGAGAAATATTATTGCCGATGCGGGATGGTGTATGTTTGAAAACAGATGTGCATTTTCCGAAGGATGTAAAAAGTGCGCCGGTAATATTGATGCGCTGCTGTTATACTGATATGGAAAGAGAGTTGCAGGTACATGCACAGGAATATTGTAAAAGAGGATATATATTTGTTGTTCAGTGGTGCCGGGGCATAGGCGGATCGCAGGGTAAATGGGAGCCTAATGTAAATGAAAGACTTGACGGGATCGATACGGTGAATTGGATTAAGGCTCAAGACTTTGCAGAAGCTATAGGTTATTGGGGAAATTCTTACTTAGCCTATACAGGGTGGTGCATGGCTGATCAGGTGTCCGGGAAAGTGGCCTCCATGTATTTAGGCGTATATGGTACAGACAGATATACATCCGCGTATAAAGACGGTTTGTTCAGGCAGGATATTCTGACTGCCTGGGCGATGCAGAATGCGGGAACGCCAATTGAGGCGGATTATTTGGAGTCGTGCAGATTTAAACCGCAGATGAAGGTGGATGAGAAGCTGTGGGGTACTAAGCTTCCATGGTATAAGGACTGGATATGTAATGAGAGCAGAGAGAGCGACTATTGGAGCAGCGGCCTATGGAAAGAGCTGAAAGAAATCCCTTCCAGGGTCAGTATCCCGATTTTCATAAGAGAAGGGTGGTACGATCACCATTTGGGAAGTGCACTTGTCAGTTATCAAAGCCTGCCTGAAGAAACCAGAGAGCATTGCGTGCTGCAGATAGGACCTTGGAACCATAGCTATGGAATTGCTGTTGCAAAACATGATTTAAGCGATTTGGAAGATGACAGCGTTTCTTCGCCTTTTTTATGGTTTGAGCAGACGCTCAGAAAAAGAGAATTGCCTGAAAAGAAACTATCCTTCTATGTGATCGGGCAAAATAAGTGGGAAAGCTTAAATAACTATCCTGTTATATGCGACAAAATAAAGACCTTTTATCTGGCGGTAGGCAAGGAAGGTCAAGGTGCCTTAAGCCTCCGGGAAGAAGCCGGTGAGGATGCAAGAATAGAATATGAATATGATCCGGAGAATCCGGTATTTTCTCATGGTGCGGAATCCTTATTTCACACAACACAGAGTGTAGGAAGTTTGGTTCAACCGTTATGCGGGTATAGGGATGATGTGATCAGCTTCGTATCGCCGTCTATAGAAAAGGAGCTTTTTATATGCGGTCGTATCAATGTGAAATTACATGTGAGTTCCGATGCACAGGACACAGCTTTTACTGCAAAAATATCGGAGGTTTTTCCGGATGGTGAAGCAGTGAATATAAGAGGAAGCATTACCACTCTTGCTTACCGTAATAATGCTTCCACAGCAATGAAATATATGCCGGGAAATGTGGTGGAAATTAATTTGGAGATGTGGGATATTGCATGGAAGCTTCAAGAAGGCTCCTGTCTTCGTCTCGATGTTTCTTCTTCTGATTTTCCCCAATATGCAGTTCATAGTAATTATGCAGGCAACTGGGCGAAATGTATGAAAACAAAGAAAGCGAGACAAAATATTTATATGGGCAAGAATTATCAATCCGTTATCGAATTGCCCTTGCTGGACTGATTGGACGGTAAACGTATAGTGGGTAATTAGTTACTGATAAGGTCGTGAACAGTAACGGTAATCAAAAGTAAAACTTATCTCAATACTAAAAATATTGAAGATAAGTTTTTTTCTGTTTATTATATAACTGTAAGATGATATGATGAAACAACATAATTAAATGATGGAGAATAAAGATGACCACCTTAGGAACCCCCACGAATACAATAGAAATACTAAAAAAATATAATTTCAATTTCCAAAAAAAATTCGGACAGAATTTTCTTATCGATAGTCATGTATTAGAGAAAATTATAGCAGCCTCCGGAGTCACGAAAGAGGACTGTGTGCTGGAAATAGGTCCCGGCATCGGAACGATGACCCAATATTTGGCGGAGAACGCGAGAGAAGTGGTTGCAGTGGAGATAGACAAGGCCCTTATACCAATACTTAACGATACTTTGTCTGAATATGACAATGTAACGATCATAAATGAGGACATCCTGAAAGTGGATGTTAATCGTATTGTACAGGAAAAAAATGGAGGAAAGGCCATAAAGGTGGTTGCAAATCTTCCATACTATATTACTACGCCCATTATTATGGGACTGTTTGAAAGCCATGTTCCGCTTGAGAGCATTACGATTATGGTACAGAAGGAGGTGGCGGACCGCATGCAGGTCGGTCCCGGAACGAAGGATTACGGAGCACTATCCCTTGCTGTGCAGTATTATGCGAAGCCGGAAGTAATGATTCAGGTACCGCCTACCTGCTTTATGCCTAAACCGAGCGTAGGAAGCACGGTAATCAAGCTGACCAGATACGAAAGGCCTCCGGTGGAGGCGGACGATGAGAACTTCATGTTTTCGCTTATACGTGCCTCCTTTAACCAGAGACGCAAAACGTTAGTGAACGGTCTTACCAATGCGACGAATCTAAAAACAGGAAAAGCCGATGTGCTTAAAGCGCTGGAAGAGATGAAACTACCCTCTGCGATTCGGGGAGAAGCGCTTACTTTGGCGCAGTTTGCCCGGCTTAGCAACCTGCTTTCCCGATAATATTTGTTTTTTGGGAAAATAACACAAGATATATGGATAAGTTTAGAAAAAAATCGCCATATATAGAGAAAAATCCTGATATTTTTTTGACATTAATTATCTCGTATGGTAAACTTAGAAAATGAAAATAGGGATATTATGCTGTCTTTTGTCAGATGGGAAAAATGAATTAATTATGAGGTGAGTACCTTGGATAAGTACGAATATAAAGTACGGGCGGAGGAAATAAAAGCACTGATCGCGGAGGGAGAATTCGCGGAGGCGGTAAAGATTGCTGATACGATTGACTGGAGGAGAGTCAAGAGTGTCATGATGCTTTGCACAATCAGCGACTTATACAAGATAAACCGCCGATTTCAAGAAAGTAAAGATATTTTGTTAATGGCATACGAGCGCCATCCGGGCGGTCGTCTTATTGTGTATTCTTTGTGCGAGTTGTCCGTGAAAATGGGGGAATATGTGCAGGCGATCGAGTATTATAAAGAATTCGTTCAGATTGCGCCTAAGGATACGGGAAGATATATATTGCAGTATAAGCTGTATGAGGCGCAGGATGTAAGCTTAGAGGAGCGCATCGCTGTATTGGAGG includes:
- a CDS encoding ABC transporter ATP-binding protein translates to MADKLLEVKNLSIEYNTEIATVYAVNGMDLSLEYGETLGLVGETGAGKTTTALSIMRLLPEGIGEVTSGEIYLDGHDMLNLPEEEVRNLRGNAVSMIFQDPMSSLNPVITVGDQIKEVLKIHNKNMTNKDLDKSVDEMMEMVGIPANRKNEYPHEFSGGMKQRIVIAIALVCEPKLILADEPTTALDVTIQAQMLGLISDLQKRLKTAMILITHDLGVVAQTCEKVAVMYAGEIIEYGCAEHIFEGKFLHPYTRGLFLAIPKLDEETRRLETIEGMVPDPTVKLDGCRFAGRCKHSTEECKENPRMVEVEKSHFIKCFLYEDKDIKGTGGNES
- a CDS encoding oligopeptide/dipeptide ABC transporter ATP-binding protein, with protein sequence MSEKVLIEVNNLKKYFKTSKGMLHAVDGINFRVKKGTTLGVVGESGCGKSTLGRTLLHLHEATDGQIIYDGQDITKYNPDKLKEIRKKMQMIFQDPSASLDPRMSVRDLIGEPLKVYKVCRTKEEYNEKVLEIMDTVGLSKRYADSYSHELDGGRRQRIGIGRALAMDPEFIVCDEPVSALDVSIQAQVLNLLMDLQEEKELTYIFITHDLSVVKHISHEIAVMYLGQCVEYAVTKDLFGTPLHPYTKGLLDAVPVPKLTAKKLQTEVMRGELTSPIEPKAGCRFAARCPKARECCTGKDIPLREIEPGHFVACTLYE
- a CDS encoding acyclic terpene utilization AtuA family protein, translated to MSKKVKIGGGQGFWGDSNDAAIHMVRHSDIDYLGCDYLAELTLSIMQRQKLKNPAMGYARDFVGLVKEIGKEAYEKNIKILTDAGGMNIDGCVKEVSETLKEQGVEKFKIGYVTGDDMLARIPEMMKQGIGFQNMDDVGDFNEIKDKIVNANVYYGHEPILECLNQEADMVITGRATDSALFLSPMMYEFGWAPDDYDNLARGIMTGHLLECGGQGAGGNYMYDWKSVPRMDELGFPIVELSDNEMYITKAPDCGGIICEQSCKEQFLYEVLDPANYLTPDVNVDISHATLTNAGDNRVKVEGIKGKKRPDTVKLCIGYHAGYKVATYLSFAWPDAYEKAQYTADILMKKMKRKGLVAEEIRIDYLGVNALHLGVANMNPEMLKNMNEVVLRIAIRTKEKAEAAKIIPEISPLQLNGPPGASFFGGRAKVQEVIGLWPTLIPRDTLQLHSHILEVK
- a CDS encoding AtuA-related protein, with product MALLYLNDIAHGRSGDKGDTSNVCVFARDPKFYETIKNEVTVEKVREHFGDMVKGDITRYEVASLNGFNFVMKHALGGGATHSLRLDSLGKSMGSAFMRMKIEVDDKLLK
- a CDS encoding CoA transferase encodes the protein MNTHKALEDIRVLDLTRVVAGPYSTMILADLGAEVIKLEIPDKGDDTRNYAPYKNGSSMYFANINRNKKSITLNLKTEEGREIFRKLVKKVDVIVENFRPGVMDKLGLGYEDLKKINNQIIYAAVSGFGSYGPYSQRPGYDILAQAMGGLMSLTGYPELPPMRAGNAMGDVLGGLNLTIGILGALHARNITGAGQMVDVALVDSVVSSLDSATQRYFENGEIPQRIGNRYAPCAPYDVFHARDTEMIIACGNQGLYEKLCALMERIDLITDERFAVMEDRVKNNAELKIIIEDWLSHYTAKEATDLILKAGIPAGPVYNLKEVSEDEHIADYREMFVEMVHPEIGPMKVNGCVIKLSDTKPEVKVPAPLLGEHNLYVYEDILGMSDDDLAKLKQQKVI